From the Natrinema amylolyticum genome, the window CCATAGACCCACAGTTCCACGAGAACCGCGACCAGGTCGACGAACACGAGGGACACTCGGTCTGGGGTCCCGTCGACGAACCCGAGGAGCTCGGCATCCACGGCACGCACGTCGCCGTCGACTTCGACATCTGCATCGCCGACGGTGCCTGCGTCGAGGACTGTCCCGTCGACGTCTTCGAGTGGATCGACACGCCGGGTCACCCCGAGAGCGAAGAGAAGGCGGATCCCGCGAACGAAGCGCAGTGTATCGATTGTATGCTCTGCGTCGACGTCTGTCCGGTCGACGCCATCGACGTCGACGCCGGACGAACGGCCTGAAAAGACGCTGCGCTTATTCGGCGCGATCGACGTCGACTTTCTCCTTCAGGCTCTCGAGCCCGTCGGCTTCGGCGAGCTCCTGTAATCGCTCGCGGAAGTGCTCCTCGCAGAGGCCAACTTTGAGTCCGTCGGACTCGGCTGCGAAGGCGGCCTCGCGGTCACAATAGTGGCAGTTCATACCCGCCCGTTGGGACCACGACGCATTGAACCCTCCGCTAGCGGCCAGCATTTAGGTCAGTCGCCTGTCAGCTCGAGTCGCTCGTAGGCCCGCCGAGAGAGCCCGTCGACGCCGAGGCGCTCGTCGTGAGCGTCGCTGCCGCCGGTCGCGAGCAGGTCGTGGCGCTCGATCGCCCGTTCGACGGGCTCGCGGTCGACGTCGCGGCCGTACGGGTACTCTAACTCGACGGCGTCGAGGTCGGCCGCCAGCGCGAGCGCGCGCTCTGGATCGCGGTACCGCAGCGGATGCGCGAGCGAGACGAGTCGGCACGACTCGGCCAGCGCCGCTCGCCCCGTCTCGAACGACGGAACGTCTCGGGGCACGTAACACGGGCAATCGGAGCCGATGACGTGGTCGAACGCGCCCTGATAGTCGTATTCGGTCTCGGGATGGGCCTCGATCGCTCGCGCGATGTGTGGCCGCCCGAACCCGCCGTCGACGGTCACGTCGAGATCGATCCCCAGCCGCGACTCCACGCAGTCGACGATCGCCCGCCCGCGCTCGATCCGGTTTTCCTGAATATTCGCGAGAATGGCCTCGAGCGATGCGCTCGGCTCGAGCCCGTAGCCGAGCAGGTCGATCCGCTGTCCCCCCGGCGTCCCGACGCGGAGTTCGATTCCGTGGACGAGCGTCACGCCGTCGCGCTCGACGACCGGCCCGTCGAACGGCTGGACCCGATCGTGGTCCGTCACCGCGACGACATCGACCCCACCGCGGCGAGCGGCCTCGGGAACCGCCTCGAGCGTGAGGCTGCCGTCCGAGCGCGTCGTGTGGACGTGCAAGTCCGCATATGGCATACGCTAACCGAACGGGGCCGCTCGTAAAGGCGTTTCTCCGGGTCTGCGCCCGGATTTCCGATATCTCTAGGGGCGTAATAGGTGTATTAGGTATCCAGTGCTACTAGGAAACATGGATGGACAATGTTTATAATTATCGTTCACAGAGGATAGGGCGTAATGCTGCTCAATGGCACCGGCGAGGTCATCGACGACTACGAGTATCCCGCGACGACCGACGAACTGATCGAGGACCACGGCGATCGCACCCTCGAACTCCCGAACGGTAGCGAGACGGTCGGCGATGTACTCGCCCGCCTCGAGCCCGAAACCTTCGAAACCGCGGAAGACGCGCGCTTCGCCGTCTACTCCGCCGTCAGCGACAAGGCCGTCGGCCGCGTCGGCTACAGCGACCGCGACCCGACCCCGGTCGGCAGCCCGTACTCGCCCGACGCGGTTTCCTTCTAAGGACCGAAGTTTTTTACTCTCGGGTCGGCCTCCGGCCGACCGCTCGAGCAAAAAAATTCGATTAAAAAAGGCCGAGCGCGCCGACGGCGCGCTCGGTACGACTGCTTGCGTTCAACACTGGCGGAGAGGCTACCGCTAGCATCCGCGAGCGACCAACGGGAGCGAGCGGGCCGACGACCGACCCGGAGAGCGCGGTGCGAAGCGCCGCGTCACGGCGAGCGGCCGAAGGCCGCGAGCCAGGGGAGGGAGGAGTGCTTTTATACTAAATTTTGCCGAGGGCCGCCAAAGGCGACCCGTGGTTCGAAAGGCGCGAAGCGCCTTTCGTCATCAAGCGAGACCTTCGGTCTCGCGGACAGCGAGGGACCTTCGGTCCCTCGAGCAGTCGGCGCGAAGCGCCGACGACCTCGCGAATTCTGGCGGGACGTACGTCCCGCTGACCTCGCGGGAACTTCGTTCCCGCTTAGCTTCGATTCGCTCAGTCACGAGAGAGCTTCGCTCTCTCGAACGCAGAGCAAAATTTAGTTGAAGGTGTCGATGACCGGAATGCCGACCGTTTCGAAGTCGGTCATCGCGTCGAGCTTGTCGCTGACGTCCTCGAGTTCGATGGTCTCGGAGACGACTTTTTCGGGCTCGAGTTTCCCCGTCGAGACCATCCGGAAGATCTCGTCGTAGCGGGTCGGGGGCATGCCCAGCGAGCCGATGAACTCGATCTCCTGCATGACCATCGCGTCCGTCGGCAGGTGGACCATCCCTTGCTCGTCTTGGGTGGTGAGCCCGACCTGGATGTGCTGCCCGCGGGTACCGAGGCTCATCACGGAGTTCTGGCTGGTGGTTTCGATCCCGAGCGCGTCCATCGCGATGCCGGCTCCGCCGTCGGTGATCGACGTG encodes:
- a CDS encoding DUF5789 family protein, coding for MLLNGTGEVIDDYEYPATTDELIEDHGDRTLELPNGSETVGDVLARLEPETFETAEDARFAVYSAVSDKAVGRVGYSDRDPTPVGSPYSPDAVSF
- a CDS encoding 4Fe-4S dicluster domain-containing protein produces the protein MAIDPQFHENRDQVDEHEGHSVWGPVDEPEELGIHGTHVAVDFDICIADGACVEDCPVDVFEWIDTPGHPESEEKADPANEAQCIDCMLCVDVCPVDAIDVDAGRTA
- a CDS encoding DUF6757 family protein; protein product: MNCHYCDREAAFAAESDGLKVGLCEEHFRERLQELAEADGLESLKEKVDVDRAE
- a CDS encoding PHP domain-containing protein, encoding MPYADLHVHTTRSDGSLTLEAVPEAARRGGVDVVAVTDHDRVQPFDGPVVERDGVTLVHGIELRVGTPGGQRIDLLGYGLEPSASLEAILANIQENRIERGRAIVDCVESRLGIDLDVTVDGGFGRPHIARAIEAHPETEYDYQGAFDHVIGSDCPCYVPRDVPSFETGRAALAESCRLVSLAHPLRYRDPERALALAADLDAVELEYPYGRDVDREPVERAIERHDLLATGGSDAHDERLGVDGLSRRAYERLELTGD